agttcaaaaaatttccattccctctctctccacAGTTTTACCCAAATCTTCCCATTTCTTCTTATTCTCTCCCCCCAGTCTCCTCCGTCCCTGCTCGCTCGTTCCAACCCTAATTACTCTCAGATCAGACCGTTAATCTGAGCGGAGATGGCTGACACTGATGCCGATGCGGTTGATGTGAAGAGGCTCAGTCTAATCGACGTCTCGTTCGAGGACGACCGCCTCATTGACACCTCCCCCTCCCGCCCTGCCGGTCCCCGATGCTCAGGTTGGTCTCCCTTTCTGCCCATGCCGTTCATTCTTCTGCTCTGGATTTTGCGCGTTTCAAACGTCTGCTGTTCTCGAATGCTTATGGATGTGTCACATGTGCTTCGAGAGATGGTCGTCAATTCAGAATTGGCGGCTATCCACTGTAAAGGTAGCCGGTACCGATTTGCTTGGTGATTCTTGATTCGTGCTCCGGTCCTTTTCCTTTGAATCGGACGTGCGGTTTTGGTCAAGGCTTGTATCAGAATCGTGTTTTCAAGAACCTCTCTTGATCCTCACCACTTAGATTTAGTTCCACTGCCACTATGTAATGGCAGTTCTATATCGGATTGTCCCTGTGCTTGATTATGTTTCTTCATCCGTAGTTCATCATTTGGTGCTTTGAACTCATCGTTGTGCTGTCCTATTCTGGAAAATCAAGCAGATGACCAGAGCTTAGAGCTGTTGCCGGGCCTGGATCTTGAGAATGCTGATGTAGAGGGAAATGAGATGGCATCAAAACCCCTTAAGTCGGCCGAGCAACGAGTGAATAAAACACCCGAAAATTACCACTTGCGCAAAAGTTTGGCTTGGGATGCTGCTTTCTTCACTAATGATGGTAAGTctgactgaaattgaaatctaGAAAGTCGTTTCACTTGTTTTAACTTGATCCAGCCTTTTCGACCTGTAGGGGTTCTGGAGCCTGAAGAGTTGACCAGCATGATTGAAGATGCtgggaagaaagaaaagcGCACATTGCCTATGATCCTAGAGGAGACGCAAAGATCTACAGAATCAATTTCAACTTTAGAAAGTGATACTTTGACGATAGCAAGTCTCGAGGCAGAGTTGTTTGAAGATATACGAGCTTCGATCCAGAAATCCAGTAAAACATCCAATGTTCAGAATTCTGGCAGCGAAGCAGGACAGTCATCTTTTGATGCACACGGTCATCGTTGTAAGTCCATCTCTGCTTTTCTCTCGCTTGGTATCATTTGAAAAGACGAGTTAAAAATTTTGTGTTCTAGTTCTGCCCAACAAACAATTCTCTCTCACTTTGTGAGTTGTgcttctatttatttattgggaTCAACTGATAGTCCGGTTCAGCAAGTAGCAACTCCTTGTGGCTTGCCTGTGTCCATCCATTTGTTTTGTTAGGATGAGTTAATTGATGTTCTCAATGCAAAGTGTTCTGGTGAAGTTGTTCTCATATAGATTCGATTTATTTCAGCTATAAAGAAAGACCCAGCTTCTAATGGCAAGGTAAGCTCAAACATGGTGAACAGCCTTCATTTGcctttttgatttttttagaaaatagctGTTTTCATGTTAATTTTGATACCTCTTCTAACATACAGTTAAAAGTGAAGCTTGCTTCTACGAAGTCAAGTTTGGGCATGGTAAGGCCGGGGAAAACAACAAACCAGGTTCCTGTTCATCGACGAGTCTCACAGGTTTGTATGCAGGAATAAGAGATTTCatgtttctctctctatatacAAAAGCTGATGGAAACTATTACTTCCCATACCTGATAGTCTGGTTAACGAGTGGTTTTTATAAATAGTACAACTAGAGAGTACAATATGTAGTGAGTTCTtactcagcaaaaaaaatttagcgAGTTCTTGGTATTTTAATGGTAATAATACCTTAGCAAAGAACTCAGTTATGAATTGTCTGTAAATATTATTTCCGTCATGGATAGGTGAAGAATGTTGCTGCGGATTCGTTGTCATTTAAGCCACCAAAACCAGGAGTGCTTCCACCTACACCATCTGCAGCAAAGAGGGAGTCTATGGGTGCCAATCGCATGAAACTCGAAAAGAATAATATAGAAGGTGCAATAGATGAGTTGAATATAATTTCCTCATAAAACTTCAGAATAATCAGAAACAGGAGAATCTTTTTCTGAATGATCTAATCCAATTCAACACTCTCCAGGTAGAGGGGCTTCAACACCCAAAGTGCCTGCTTCCAGTGGTAACCGCAACCTTATGCCTAGGCCTTCATCTTCCAGATCTTCAGCCCGTTCAGTTTCAGTTAACACCGAGATGACTCCAACATGTGATAGTTCAGCCAGCAGTTCATCTGACAGAATTGGGAAATCTCCTGCGAATCTTAGAAACAAGGGTGTTGACACCAAATCAAGGAAATTATCTTCTGCCAGTTCCTCTACAGTGAAAACACCGCCAAGAAGCACCCCTTCTCGTCTCTCAGCACGTCTCATATCTGCTACCAAGCTCTCCTCCAGCATATCACCCGCTAGTTCAATCAGTGAATGGTCATCAGAGTCATCGTCTTCGACTTCGACAGTCAAACAAAGATCAACTGGTTCAAGAGCTAGCCTGGAGCCCAGCTCTTCTGAGAAAACCTGCAATGATAGTGATAATGGACAGCAACTAGATGGATCTAAAACTCATGGATCTACCAGTACAACTCTACATGCAAAGAATGCTTCAATGGAAGCAACGCTACTTCTTCCGAACTCCATGAGACCTTCTGGTCTACGCATGCCATCACCAAAAATCGGCTTCTTTGATGGGGTATGCTTTCCTAtgcgtctttttttttttgtttgggctAAACTTGAAACTTCTCAGCCATGGTTGATGTGAAGAAATGGAATGAAACAGTCATAGAAAAGGATGCATTCCTGCGTAGTTATTCCTCCCAATGTCAAACATGACACTGAAGAGTGCACAGCTCTCACTATTTTGTATTCTCTGTTGAACAGGTGAAATCAGGGCGGACTCCCAATGCAAATCGACAGTCCCCAAGAGTTGTACCTGGTAGGCTTCCAAAAGCAGAAACAGCTAAACCAGATGGGACTATGAACAAGGTGAAGGTTGGTAAGTTCCAATCCGCAAGAACTGCTGTGGCCATTGGTAGTGCAAAAGGTGGGAGCCCGAAATCTCTTCCTCCTGAATCTTCAAATTCAGCAGAGAAGGTTTCTAGTGCTTCCAGGAGCGTCCAACGTACTTCTCCTGGCATATCTCCGAGAGTTCAGAGCAGGTTATCTCCTAGATTTGGAGGCAAGAACCGCTCGAATGTCGAGGAAGTCAGATCCAAGGAAACTGATGTGAACacatatgatgataatgagaGGCCAGAAGACAAGCCTGTATTGGAAGTGTTGTCTAGTAGAAATACTTCTATTGATGGAGGAGGACTCGAGACTTCGAATGTGATAATGGATGTGGTGGATAAAGTTGGTGCCAGAAGTCCAGTTAAATGGGAGAGTGATGTTGAGAATGGGACGGTGTTTGATCAATCGCTCAGTAATGATTCTCCTGAACACTTGTTATTCAGGAACTTCCCCGTCTGCAGTCAAAAGGAGCTTATGGATTGCTCTTCAAAGCCCTTGCCGTCCCCTTCAATAGCCAAAACGGACATTGCAACTGGTGTCCGACAGCCTTTCGCTGCGATTAATTCCTTCTGCAACATGGATGAGTCTTCTGATGTTTCAGCAGAATTGGCCGCAGCGGAGCTTGGGAAGAGGATTGCTTCGCCCACCCAAAGTTCGTTGAACGAGTAACTGCTGAGTTAATCTAATGGATTCGGAACACTTTTTTCTCTCAAATTGCTCAAGTGTTTATTAGTTTTCAAAGATGCCCATGTATTGTAGATTTGTCAATTCTTCTGCCAATAGATGTCGTGTTATTGAAACTAATAACAGAAAATCATCTTCTTATTAAGAAACAAGGGAATTTCATTGTTGTCTCAATCTACCGATATGCATTTTTCTAACACTTACGACGCTCGACAATTATTTATTGCATCCGTGACCAAAGGGGAGCTTCTATAGTCCGTGACAATACTAACAGGCCGATCAACCGAAAATATAATTCAAACAATCACCGAACATGATCTGTGTAATTGATCgaacaaattttgaaaaaaaaaatctacatATCCCATTGCTTAATAAGTGTCGGACACGGCACTATATAATACTTCAAAGTCAGATATTTTAAAATGTCTAACCACGGACCATAAATTTTGTTAGACTTGGGAGCAGTCAGAGCACGTCACGCTGTAGTCTGTCATTTCCTTTCCCTCCTCACTTCCTCCCTTTTCCCGCCAAAAGTTCACGCTCTCCTTCCTCCATTGACGAGTACGGAGCTCGCGGAGAGAGCTCGAGCTGGAAGATGATGAACCGATCCATCGACGGGAACGACATCGGCAGGATTCTCGCTGTTTACTTCCCCGAGGCGGAGATATCGGCCAAGGACGAGAGGTTCCTCCTCACGAACGAGCTCGTCCGGTTCTTCTCCACGCCTCCTGGAGAAGGTCTCACCTCTCAGGTCATTATCTCCTTCTCCGTACGAATCGGTTCCTGTTTAGTGAACTCTGTGAAGTTATACTGTGGATCGATGAGCGTGGGCGTTCCAAGAGGTTTTGAGCGCTGAAGGCTTGAAATAGTGCGTGATCGGTTGTCATCTGAGCTCGTGTTTAGGTGAATCTCTTGCAAATGTAACGTTGATGTGTCAAAATGATGCGGCAGGTAAAGGATGACGATGGCTTCTCTATCCTGCCGCTCGATCTTCTGCAGTTTCGGAAGTTGTGCAGCATTGAGCTGTTTTATGAGCTGCTGGAGGAGCAGAAGAGACCTAAGGAAGCTCTATTATGCATGAGCGCTGCTGTTCACAAGGTAATCGGATGATAGTCACGGTTTTCATGTGTTACATGACTTCCGGTATCATATATTGATAACGACCACTGGAAGCAGGTGTTGATGGCGAAGCAGGCGGATAGCAGGTTCCAGGATGGCATGAAGATTAATATTCGACTTTACAACTATCCTGAATCCATGATCGCTTTGAAAAATCTTAAAGCAGCTTATATCGGTAATGCCACTCTAGACTGACTTGCTGTTTACCTTCAACGTTGATATGGATCAAAGTGATGTGAACTAAGGAAAACAATATGTTTGCATGATTGGTGCACCCTTATATTGTGACAGACAAGCTCATTTCAGTGCGTGGCACCGTAGTCAAAGTTAGCACTGTCAGGCCATTAGTGGTACGGATGAGTTTTGATTGTGCTAAGTGCAAAACCTCCATTTCACGCATCTTCCCTGATGGAAAATTTTCCCCACCGGCAATTTGCAATCTCCATGGATGCAAGAGCAGGAGTTTCATTCCCATTCGCACTACTGCCCAAGCAATCGATTTTCAGAAGATAAGGTAAACAGCTCGGTGCAAATCTGTTTCTTCATGGTTAGGCCATACCTGTGATCctaagaaaatttatgtttttgtACATCTGTAGGCTGCAGGAACttcaaaaatctgaaaatcATGAAGAAGGTCGGGTTCCTCGGACAGTTGAATGTGAACTGACTGAAGATCTTGTAGATGTGTGCATCCCTGGAGATGTGGTTACTGTCACTGGATTTGTGAAAGTCATTAACAATTACATGGACATTGGAGGaggtatttttaaaaaagaaagttacCGTTGCATGGTTGTAACTCTTTTGCATATACTTTTAGTCGTTAATCCCTTTgcaacatgcatggatttgggtatgGCCCATGGTAGAATAAATTTTGGCAATATGTGAAGTGTCAATATTTCTGTTTCAATGTTTCATTTAAATCACTGTCGAGTCCAATTTCTCGCTTTCCTTGGGATGCCTTTACTATCTTTTGGTACATTGATAGGTGCCGACTGATCCACCTGGGATGAATTATATTCTTCAGGTAAATCTAAAACCAAGAATCAAGGATTCTACTATTTATATCTAGAAGCAGTGTCAGTGAATAATTCCAAGTCACAGTCTACGCCCGAGGACTCGCATAATTCTATTTCTGACACTAGAACTACGGAGCTGCTTGACTTATTCTCATTTACTCCACGGGATTTGGAATTTATCGTGAAATTCTCTGAAGAATATGGAACTGATATCTTCCGTCAAATACTTCAATCAATCTGTCCATCCATATATGGACATGAGCTTGTCAAAGGTATCAGCTAGTTACATCTGATCATTAACTGAAACATGCCTCAATAATTTGTGCTTTATACATTATCTCCCATATTTTTGAATGTCTTATTCAAATTACATCAGTAAGAATGGTATTGCTCATTAGTAGGAGGCTGAATTATCCAGCATGGACAGctccaatttttgtttttccatgtCGCTCCTAGTGTTTGCTACTTATGATGCACCTTAGCCATAGCTGCTTGTCGGATAGCCCCTCCAGTTGTTTAGGGAGTAAAAGTTGAAGAATGCAAACAAGTTTTGGTTATATGTACCATGCCCTCTCTGGCCTTCGGGAGCTACCTCATAGTTACCATACTTGGGTTGCAGAGAATTTGCTACCTCATAGTTAACATACTTGGGTTGCACAAAATTTGCTACTTCATAATTACCATACTTGGGTTGCTCTCCTTGATTACACTCAATGAGGCATGATGCTGTGTGAAAGATTCAAGAGCCACCTGGAATGACGAGTGAATCCTGCTTTTGGCAGATTATAAACTTTCATGCCCCTAAATTGCATCTAACCTGAGCATTAATTTCTTATGAATCGCAGCGGGAATAACACTGGCACTTTTTGGTGGTGTGCGGAAGCATTCACTAGATCAGAACAAGGTCCCTGTCAGAGGAGATATTCACGTTATCATTGTTGGTATGCTCAACTTCTCTTCCAGTTCTCCAAAATGATGAATAATTAGTCAGCTCATTTATGCGGAAGTGTTCATGAGATCTCATCAATGATAATAGGTATATGAGAccacaattaattaatttcaattcaagctagttttttttattgagcTTCTTTTCATTTGCCAGGTGACCCTGGTCTAGGAAAGAGCCAGTTACTTCAAGCTGCTGCTGCGATCTCGCCACGAGGCATATATGTATGTGGTAATGCCACAACAAATGCTGGCCTGACTGTTGCTGTTGTGAAGGATTCCATGACAAGTGACTATGCCTTTGAGGCGGGTACTATTCCTCGTCTTCTAGCCGAGTGATTAAACAATATGTTCATACTGAATATTCATGTCGGATATGGGCGATCTATTCAATGTCAAGGCTATTGAGTGGAACTAAAAAAGAGCAGTGGAcgtatggatttttttttaattgggtGATTAACCATCAGAATTGAACACTTAAAATTGTTGGTCTGTATCACTAAATGAGTTTCCATTGAGATGTTTTAGGTCTGCATGAAATGTTATGGAAAAATgcatttatttcaattattacCATTGgcacaatttctttttctggatAACTGGTGTATTTCATTACTTATTAGCACAAAATTCTCAAAATATGCACATCAAGTGGcacaatttcaaaatgttGCATAGGAGTGTTTTTTTGAGGAAAAAGTATACCAGTATTGCTGGCCCTCTTGTAATAGAACGGTATCAACTCAGGTCCTCATACTCATCTATCAAACCTGTTCGAGCTATAAACATTGAAAAATTCAGATACTGCTGCTTCAATGGCAATTTATGCATCTTTGATGCTCCTAAAAACTTGTGATTAGGTTGGCAATAATTCAGTCTTATAGAAGGTTTTGATAAACTCCTCATTTGTTGATTTTCTACCTGGCTATACAAGATTGTTAAATTTCAGCCCAACAGTATTGATAATGTAAATGTTTATATTTTAATGCTTCATATTTCCGATAGGTGCAATGGTACTAGCAGACCGTGGACTATGCTGCATTGATGAATTTGATAAGATGTCAGCAGAACACCAGGTTTGTAGTTGTGGCTTACTATTGCTTATTATTTTGCCCCATGAATAATGGCACTAGCCTTTGCCAATGTTCGGTGTGTCAGGCCTTACTGGAAGCCATGGAGCAACAGTGCGTCTCCATTGCAAAGGCTGGACTAGTTGCGAGTTTATCTGCACGAACTTCTGTCTTAGCAGCAGCAAACCCAGTCGGTGGTCACTATAAGTACATTTCTGTTATATTCGAGCTGAGTTCTTTCTACCGCATTATCACGATGTTAATGTTTCATTTGTCTTCGTCTTAAGTGAAATATATTAAGCCTGTGCTGATAGGTTTCATATTTTAAAGTGCATCAAATTATATAAGCTCCAGATTATTTTCATTCTCTATCCTCCAGCAATTGTACTTTTATATCTGTAGACCATTACCAGTCAAATGTCAGCCAAAgagttgttttcttttttaaactAAGGTGATATGGTTTAATTATGTCTGTTTAGTATTGAGGaactttatttcattttacaGTCTCCCTGATTAATAGGCTATACATTTTTACTGCAGCCGGGCGAAGACTGTGAACGAAAACTTGAAAATGAGTGCTGCTCTTCTTTCCCGATTTGATTTGGTATTCATTTTACTTGATAAACCAGATGAACTACTGGACAAGCGAGTATCCGAGCACATTATGTCAGTAAGTTCGTTGGTTTTTATCTTGCACCTGGATTGCTTTATGACAGTATTGCTTTCCGAGATCTTGAACTTCACTGCAAGTAAATAGTAACTGCATGAACTGAAATATGTAATTTACAGCTTCATGCTGGAAATGGAGAACATTTACCAGTCACTAAAAGGATGCGTAAAGGTTGGTTTTTATATCCGTTTGCGCTCCTTACTGAAGTCTGAAACCACAGGTCACTCACAtaattgtttttgtttttgcaaaatttacagatgCTTCATCAAGTGGAGCATCAGAAAGTGGCGTCATGGATTTCAGTGTAAAGAGTGGTTCTTTGGTTTCAAGACTGAGGCTTCACCCGAAAGAGCACGTGGACTTTATTCCACTGCCTGGTCCACTTTTCCGCAAATATATTGCTTATGCAAGATCTTATGTCTTCCCAAAGTAATTTTTTGCAATTTAGATTGTTTTAGTTGCTGGAATCCTTTAAAGATTGCATTACGTTGAAGTGCATATATCTTCAAAATTGACGTGCAGGAATGATTATATTTTCTCGCTGTGATTAGAATGACTAGACCAGCAGCAGAGATTCTCCAGAAGTTCTACCTGCGGTTAAGAGACCACAGCACTTCAGCTGATAGTACCCCAATAACAGCCAGGCAACTCGAGAGTCTAGTGAGATTGGCCGAAGCTCGAGCTCGTGTAGAACTCAGAGAGGAAATAACTGCTCAGGATGCTTTGGTAAGCGCCATAAAGCTGAACTAGCCTACCTCTATACAGGAGTGTCTTCCTTGTCTTATCAGAACCGTTACTTATCCAATAACTAATTCATAATTAGTCGACTCCACTGAATGTAAAAACTTGATCAAACTAAGATGGAATACTGTCCATGATTTGACGCTCCCGACAAAATGGAAGTGGACCGATTTCATGGCCGTTCTGTCCATCAGCCTTTGGTTTGCATTAGCAACATTTTGAGTCTCATATCCTTCTACTGCTTGTCTTGCAGGATGTGGTTGAAATAATGAAAGAATCCTTATACGACAAGTATCTTGATGAACACGGTTTTGTGGATTTCGGCCGAAGTGGGGGAATGAGCCAACAGAAGGAGGCGAAACGTTTCCTTAGTGCATTGTGCAAGCAGTCAGAGTTACAACAGAAAGACTGCTTCTCAATTTCCGTATGCCATTCTTTCTTCTTCGGGTATTTATCGGGTAGGAAATGCTTTACAACCTCCATTCATCTCTAATGCAGTTCATACCCTCAATGACCAGGAAATATACAGCTTGGCAGATCGTATTAGCCTCAGAGTTCCCGATATCAACACCTTTGTGGATAACCTGAACAGTGTTGGTTACTTGCTCAAGAAGGGGCCAAAAACATACCAGGTAAGCTGGCAAAATAATCTAACGGGATTTTCCTTATATATCTTCACGTGTATGAAAATCTCGTTTTGAATTTACGAGTTCTATCGCACCTTAGAAAATAAAGATTAAATGGGATCGTCCTTTATTAGGAAGACAAATTCAtcatatggatttccactccCTTCACCTATCCTAAATTTGCTTTTGGACATTTACATTCTCTATCACATGCTTGGTTTTACTTAATGATTTACCGTTCTCTTTGCAGGTACTATCGTCATCTTACTCGCGAAGTCAGTCATCTAGGTCGAGGGCCTAAAGAAAGTGTAAAACATCTTTCTGCATATCTGGTACTTTGATGACAGCACCACTtcaattattgttattatcaCAAGACAAATTCACTACAATCACACGAGAGCACACACCGAGTCTGTGttagtaaaattaaaatccaATTTTGCTGGCTTGCTGATTTTTATGATTGGCTACAAATATCGGtactaaaattaatatatgattttactcgaataaaaaatttagtatATAAGCCAACAAGACGACCACTTTCCAAATCttaattacataaataaagTACGTAGAAAAAAAGAGCAACTGTTACGTGAGATTGATCTCTGTACGTTAGCTCTGTACAAAATGCTTGTCAAAAGAACACCAATATCATCTACCTGAAGAGGTTCCGCCTGCCTATCTATAcaggaaagaaaaaacaaaccACCACCTAGTAAATTACCGGTTAGCACTGAACCTATGCGATAGGAGCTTCCCCTTGTTCGTGGAAGAAACAATCAGCTCCCTCTGTTGAGATGTTCAGAAATACGACTGCCACCACCACCTGTACCCCTTGCCTTTCTTTTATCTACATCTGATGCCCCTTGATTGTCTAAAGCCtaataattacaaatttaCACTTTCTTCTGTGGCTTACCTTCCTGCTCGATGACTAGGAAAGGTGGAATGAGCCTTGGCCTTCCCTTATGGCGTATAATACTTTCTCCCTCATCTTCTCCTGCAAgagttttcaaaagttttTTTAAGTTACGCGCCACTgcatacatattatatttgaTGCCTAATGGATAAAGGCTACATGGGTCTCACTTTGGAAGAGTATGGTGGTAGCTTCAGATAATTGGCACAAGTCATTACACTCGGTAGCTCCTCATCGGCAACTTTGCTGCAATGCTGCAAACAGGATCGCAGTTGACTTCTATGAAGAGCATGCAACAGCAAGTATTTAAAACGAGCAAAATCCATCTCGGATGTTCTGCTCATTAAAGGGGAGGCTCGGAGAAATTCTTAACCACAGctaaataattttctaattttctaatGACTCAAGAAAAATCGCAAAAAAGGTTTTTGTGAggatttttttccccccaaaAATGAAAGCAACATCCATGGGAGAAATAGAGTGCGTAGAATAGAGAGGCATATTGATGAATGTACCTTGCGGACAATCGTCAACTTTGGTTTGAGAGATGCCAAACCTCCCGGAGGTAGCCGAGGAGCTCCAGTGACAAATTGGAGAAATGCCCGTCTCTGTTCTTGATCAAACTCTTGGACGATTTCCAGTAACtgcaggaaaaagaaaaggccgTGGAGTTAATGAGCACCAGAATTGGCAGAATTAGGGACTGCTATTAAAGAGAACCAACGGGAAAGATACTAACATTGAGAACAGGAGGACTGCTTGCTGTATACCCATGATCAAACTTGATATTGTCCAGAAGGTC
The sequence above is drawn from the Punica granatum isolate Tunisia-2019 chromosome 5, ASM765513v2, whole genome shotgun sequence genome and encodes:
- the LOC116208103 gene encoding probable DNA helicase MCM8, whose protein sequence is PRTINFVRLGSSQSTSRCSLSFPFPPHFLPFPAKSSRSPSSIDEYGARGESSSWKMMNRSIDGNDIGRILAVYFPEAEISAKDERFLLTNELVRFFSTPPGEGLTSQVKDDDGFSILPLDLLQFRKLCSIELFYELLEEQKRPKEALLCMSAAVHKVLMAKQADSRFQDGMKINIRLYNYPESMIALKNLKAAYIDKLISVRGTVVKVSTVRPLVVRMSFDCAKCKTSISRIFPDGKFSPPAICNLHGCKSRSFIPIRTTAQAIDFQKIRLQELQKSENHEEGRVPRTVECELTEDLVDVCIPGDVVTVTGFVKVINNYMDIGGGKSKTKNQGFYYLYLEAVSVNNSKSQSTPEDSHNSISDTRTTELLDLFSFTPRDLEFIVKFSEEYGTDIFRQILQSICPSIYGHELVKAGITLALFGGVRKHSLDQNKVPVRGDIHVIIVGDPGLGKSQLLQAAAAISPRGIYVCGNATTNAGLTVAVVKDSMTSDYAFEAGAMVLADRGLCCIDEFDKMSAEHQALLEAMEQQCVSIAKAGLVASLSARTSVLAAANPVGGHYNRAKTVNENLKMSAALLSRFDLVFILLDKPDELLDKRVSEHIMSLHAGNGEHLPVTKRMRKDASSSGASESGVMDFSVKSGSLVSRLRLHPKEHVDFIPLPGPLFRKYIAYARSYVFPKMTRPAAEILQKFYLRLRDHSTSADSTPITARQLESLVRLAEARARVELREEITAQDALDVVEIMKESLYDKYLDEHGFVDFGRSGGMSQQKEAKRFLSALCKQSELQQKDCFSISEIYSLADRISLRVPDINTFVDNLNSVGYLLKKGPKTYQVLSSSYSRSQSSRSRA